The Psychrilyobacter piezotolerans nucleotide sequence AGAAAAAAATAATATAGATTCAATTGGAGTCTTATACGGCTATGGCAGTTTAGAAGAATTAGAGGCGGCCAATCCGACGTATATTGTAGATTCTATAAGCCAGTTAAATGAACTGCTGACCTAGCTCTATAAAATTTAAGGAGTAAGAAAATATGAAAAGAATTGGAATAATCGGTGCTATGGATATAGAAATTGAATTGTTATTAGGCAGGATAGAGCTGCAGAGGAAAGAAAAGATCGCAGGCTTTGTATTTCACCTGGGTAAATTATGTGGAAAAGACGTGATTATAACATCCTGCGGGGTAGGAAAAGTAAATGCAGCTTCCTGCACCCAGATATTAATCAGTAAATTAGGAGTAGATGGTATTATAAATACCGGCATTGCTGGAGGACTGCATGAAGATGTTGAAGTCTGTGATGTGGTTATCTCCAGGGATGTGACCCATCATGATGTAAGAAAAAAGCAGATGAAAAATTGGTTTCCTCATCAGGAATATTTTGAAGGGGACAGGAAATTAATTGAAGCTGCAGAGAAAGCTTTTGAAAATAGTGATGTGATAAATAGTTCTTGTCATTTGGGAAGAATTGTAAGCGGGGAATGTTTTGTAGATGATACTCAGTTAAAAGAACAGATTATAGAAGGGTATTCACCCCATTGTGTGGAGATGGAGGGGTCTGCCATCGGGCATGTGGCTCATATAAATGATGTGCCTTTCGTTGTAATAAGAAGTATCTCGGATAAAGCTGATGAAGAAGCTTCGGTCAGTACGAAAGAATTTGAGAAAATTACGGCACAAAATTCAGCAGCAGTAGTCATGAATATGATGAAAATATTGTAAAAATAAATTTTTAAGGTGGGCTAGTCATGAATACTAAATATAGAGAGATATTAAGAGAGGTAATCCCGGCAATAGTATTTATGGTGATATATAAATACCTTTCATTTTCATGGGCAGTTTTAAGTAGTTTTGGAATAGGGTCAATAATATATATGAAAGAATATCTTAAACTTAAGAAGTTGAAACCCTTTAGTTATTTAGGTATATTTTCTTTGGTGACTCAGACAATAATGAGTTTTGTTTTTAAAAATCCTAAAGTATACTATGTATATCCATTGATCTCCAATTCGGTGTATGCACTTATATTCGGGGTGTCGCTCATAAGAAAAAAAGATATTGTTTCTTATTTGGCCAGAGACCTATGTGAAAGAGAGGAGGATTTTTATATTCTTAAGCCGGCATTTAGAAAGGTGACCATCATGTGGTTTATCTTTTATGTCTTGAAGGTTATTATAAAGGGGTTTGGATTGATGAATTGGTCATTTGATACTTTGTATTATGTAAACTTTGTTTTGGGAACACCGATAACTCTATATCTTATTTGGTACAGTTTTAGTTATCCGGGAAAATATTATAAACGAGTTCAAAAAATAAATTAAACTCAGTAAAACTTTGTTTTTTTTAAGGGTTACAATGTCGTGAAAGTTCAATTTTTTGTTATATTAAAGAAAAGTAAGATGGAGGAAGTAATGATAAAAAATATAGTTTTTGACCTGGGAATGGTATTGATTAAATTTAATCCGAAAGAATTTTTGGAAATAAACAACTATGAGAAAAAAGATGAAATTATGGAATATATATTTGGGCATGAGGACTGGCTGAAACTGGACAGGGGGACCCTGACTGAAAAAGAACTGGCAGAAAAACTAGATGAAAATGGAAATTTTACCTACGACGAGGTAATGGAGATTATGAAAATAAGAAAAGATATTATGATTCCATTTGATTTTAATAAGGAGATCCCCAAGGAGCTCAAAGAAAAAGGTTACAACCTCTATATCCTGTCAAATTTTCCAAAAATTCCTTTTGAGGAGATAAGGGAAAGAGATGAGTTTTTTGGTTATTTTGATGGAGGTGTTGTTTCTGCCTATGTAAAGCATCTGAAACCTGAAAAAGCTATCTATGAAACCCTTTTGACAAATTATTCTTTAAATCCAGAGGAGACCCTTTTTATAGACGATAAATTAGAAAATATAAGGTCAGCTGAAGAACTTGGAATATCCGGAGTGCATTTAAAAACTCCGGAGTCTTTAAAAGAAAAACTTAAAGAATTAGGCTTGCTGTAAAAGAAATTGGAAGAAGGAGAAAAAATATGGAAAATATAACTATTGAAATGATATCAAAATCACATGCAGAAGAACTGTTAAAATTTGAGAGGGAAAACAGAGATTTTTTTGAAGTGAATTTACCCCCCAGGGCAGATGAATATTACTGTTTAGAAAATCTTCAGAAAATTTTGGATGAAATTATAATGGAGCAGGAAGATGGACTTTGCTATATGTATTTAATTAGAAATGAGTCCAATGAAATAATAGGTAGAGTAAATTTATTTTCAGTTATAAGGGGAATACTTCAAAAAGCTGAGATAGGGTATAGGATTGGGGAAGAATATAATGGGTGCGGATA carries:
- a CDS encoding HAD family hydrolase; amino-acid sequence: MIKNIVFDLGMVLIKFNPKEFLEINNYEKKDEIMEYIFGHEDWLKLDRGTLTEKELAEKLDENGNFTYDEVMEIMKIRKDIMIPFDFNKEIPKELKEKGYNLYILSNFPKIPFEEIRERDEFFGYFDGGVVSAYVKHLKPEKAIYETLLTNYSLNPEETLFIDDKLENIRSAEELGISGVHLKTPESLKEKLKELGLL
- a CDS encoding 5'-methylthioadenosine/adenosylhomocysteine nucleosidase, whose product is MKRIGIIGAMDIEIELLLGRIELQRKEKIAGFVFHLGKLCGKDVIITSCGVGKVNAASCTQILISKLGVDGIINTGIAGGLHEDVEVCDVVISRDVTHHDVRKKQMKNWFPHQEYFEGDRKLIEAAEKAFENSDVINSSCHLGRIVSGECFVDDTQLKEQIIEGYSPHCVEMEGSAIGHVAHINDVPFVVIRSISDKADEEASVSTKEFEKITAQNSAAVVMNMMKIL
- a CDS encoding GNAT family N-acetyltransferase; the protein is MENITIEMISKSHAEELLKFERENRDFFEVNLPPRADEYYCLENLQKILDEIIMEQEDGLCYMYLIRNESNEIIGRVNLFSVIRGILQKAEIGYRIGEEYNGCGYATKAVKLVIDKAFNEHNLHRIEAGTSPANIGSQIVLIKNGFEFIGRTRQVININEKWEDGIIFEKINDIKN
- a CDS encoding DUF3159 domain-containing protein gives rise to the protein MNTKYREILREVIPAIVFMVIYKYLSFSWAVLSSFGIGSIIYMKEYLKLKKLKPFSYLGIFSLVTQTIMSFVFKNPKVYYVYPLISNSVYALIFGVSLIRKKDIVSYLARDLCEREEDFYILKPAFRKVTIMWFIFYVLKVIIKGFGLMNWSFDTLYYVNFVLGTPITLYLIWYSFSYPGKYYKRVQKIN